Proteins from one Faecalibacterium sp. I3-3-33 genomic window:
- a CDS encoding shikimate kinase, whose translation MEYGLIGGKLGHSYSKTIHELLCGYSYELCPLPTEADARAFLQRRQFKAINVTIPYKKLVMEYCSFIDPRARAIGAVNTVVNKNGLLYGYNTDYLGFAHLCEAHGVELAGKTVLILGTGGTHNTTRAVALDKGAAKVLTVSRTPDPEKGELSYAEAVCSGAQVVFNTTPAGMYPNVGVCSLDVAAMPGLEAVVDVVYNPNKTELILRAEEAGVPVAVGGLEMLVAQAVYAAEYFLGRKFEDVPGEVRRITAALRRETLNIALVGMPSCGKSTLGRLLAKQLGRPLVDLDEEIVKADGRSIPDIFAAEGEAGFRAKEAAQIARFGKEKGLVLSCGGGAVKRAENVRALRQNGVVLFIDRPVEALAVGGNRPLSSSAEALRTMEAQRRPLYLAAADAVISNTGTLAQTLAAAQEALDEIFDS comes from the coding sequence ATGGAATACGGACTCATCGGCGGCAAGCTGGGACACTCCTACTCCAAGACCATCCATGAGCTGCTCTGCGGGTACAGCTACGAGCTGTGCCCCCTGCCCACCGAAGCAGACGCCCGCGCCTTTTTGCAGCGGCGGCAGTTCAAGGCCATCAATGTGACCATCCCCTATAAAAAGCTGGTGATGGAATACTGCTCCTTCATCGACCCCCGCGCCCGCGCCATCGGCGCGGTGAACACGGTGGTGAATAAAAACGGCCTGCTCTACGGCTACAACACGGATTATCTGGGCTTTGCCCACCTGTGCGAAGCCCACGGCGTGGAACTTGCAGGCAAGACCGTGCTCATTTTAGGCACCGGCGGCACCCACAATACCACCCGCGCGGTGGCGCTGGACAAGGGCGCTGCCAAGGTGCTGACGGTCAGCCGCACCCCCGACCCGGAAAAGGGCGAGCTGAGCTACGCCGAAGCCGTGTGCAGCGGCGCACAGGTGGTGTTCAACACCACCCCCGCCGGGATGTACCCCAATGTGGGCGTGTGCAGTCTGGACGTAGCCGCCATGCCCGGGCTGGAAGCCGTGGTGGACGTGGTCTATAACCCCAACAAGACGGAACTCATTCTCCGCGCCGAGGAAGCCGGTGTGCCGGTAGCCGTAGGCGGGCTGGAGATGCTGGTGGCACAGGCGGTGTATGCCGCCGAATACTTCCTTGGCCGCAAGTTCGAGGACGTCCCGGGCGAGGTGCGGCGCATCACGGCCGCGCTGCGCCGCGAGACGCTGAACATCGCCCTTGTGGGCATGCCCTCCTGCGGCAAATCCACCCTTGGCCGTCTGCTGGCAAAGCAGCTGGGCAGACCCCTTGTGGATCTGGACGAGGAGATCGTCAAGGCAGACGGGCGCAGCATCCCGGATATCTTTGCCGCCGAGGGCGAAGCGGGCTTCCGGGCAAAGGAAGCCGCGCAGATTGCCCGATTCGGCAAGGAAAAGGGGCTTGTGCTCTCCTGCGGCGGCGGCGCGGTGAAGCGGGCAGAGAACGTCCGCGCTCTGCGCCAGAACGGCGTGGTGCTGTTCATTGACCGGCCGGTGGAAGCGCTGGCTGTGGGCGGCAACCGTCCGCTTTCTTCCAGCGCCGAGGCGCTGCGCACCATGGAGGCTCAGCGCCGCCCGCTGTACCTTGCCGCCGCAGATGCGGTGATTTCTAACACCGGCACGCTGGCCCAGACGCTGGCAGCTGCACAGGAGGCACTGGATGAAATTTTTGATTCTTAA
- a CDS encoding type II 3-dehydroquinate dehydratase yields the protein MKFLILNGPNINLARWSEPGVPGEVDYTGLMDYVQAGCDQLGIETDICQSNHEGDLIDEIQSAPGRVDGIVLNPGGYAHYSVAILDALRLCSVPAVEVMLDAPDEREPFRKTDVVSFGCQGHFIGEGPQGYLHACIWLAQLLRTDGSSKAHIVM from the coding sequence ATGAAATTTTTGATTCTTAACGGGCCAAACATCAATCTGGCGCGCTGGTCTGAGCCCGGCGTGCCGGGCGAGGTGGACTACACCGGCCTGATGGACTATGTGCAGGCGGGCTGCGACCAGCTTGGCATCGAGACCGACATCTGCCAGTCCAACCACGAGGGCGACCTCATCGACGAGATCCAGTCTGCCCCCGGGCGGGTGGACGGCATCGTGCTGAACCCGGGCGGCTACGCCCATTACAGCGTGGCTATTCTGGACGCGCTGCGGCTGTGCAGCGTGCCCGCCGTAGAGGTGATGCTGGACGCCCCGGACGAGCGCGAGCCCTTCCGCAAAACAGACGTGGTGTCCTTTGGCTGTCAGGGACATTTTATCGGCGAAGGCCCGCAGGGCTACCTGCACGCCTGCATCTGGCTGGCGCAGCTGCTGCGCACCGACGGCTCCTCTAAGGCGCATATCGTGATGTAA
- a CDS encoding lysophospholipid acyltransferase family protein, with the protein MSIFRTIAMFIYLFGYMILHYGILRRAERAAAAGDTATVEQIVNQHIPRWSRGILKVTGVSLSVEGLENIPKDRPCVFVANHRSYYDIPLLLAGLEKPHGILAKEELEKIPLLNRWMKLLGCVFVQRDDVRASVRALNDATAIVEGGRSFVIFPEGTRYKGEEGGAGEFKAGAFRIAVKTGAPVVPVAVTGARALFESNGNRCRPGSVRIKIMPPIQTAGMSKAEQKQLPDAVRQSILAALK; encoded by the coding sequence ATGAGCATTTTTCGCACCATTGCGATGTTCATTTATCTGTTCGGATACATGATCCTGCATTACGGCATCCTGCGCCGCGCCGAGCGCGCCGCAGCCGCCGGAGATACCGCCACCGTGGAGCAGATCGTGAACCAGCATATCCCCCGCTGGAGCCGGGGCATCTTAAAGGTGACCGGTGTTTCCCTGTCGGTGGAAGGGCTGGAGAACATCCCCAAAGACCGCCCCTGCGTGTTTGTGGCGAACCATCGCAGCTACTACGACATCCCCTTGCTGCTGGCCGGGCTGGAAAAGCCCCACGGCATCCTTGCCAAGGAAGAGCTGGAAAAGATTCCCCTGCTCAACCGCTGGATGAAGCTGCTGGGCTGCGTGTTCGTGCAGCGTGACGATGTACGCGCCTCGGTGCGGGCACTGAACGATGCCACCGCCATCGTAGAGGGCGGCCGCAGCTTTGTCATCTTCCCCGAGGGCACCCGCTACAAGGGCGAAGAGGGCGGCGCAGGCGAGTTCAAGGCCGGTGCTTTCCGTATTGCCGTCAAGACCGGCGCCCCGGTGGTGCCTGTGGCTGTGACCGGTGCCCGCGCCCTGTTCGAGAGCAATGGCAACCGCTGCCGCCCGGGCAGCGTGCGTATCAAGATCATGCCCCCCATCCAGACCGCCGGCATGAGCAAGGCCGAGCAGAAGCAGCTGCCCGATGCCGTGCGCCAGAGCATTCTGGCTGCGCTGAAGTAA
- the aroF gene encoding 3-deoxy-7-phosphoheptulonate synthase, which produces MIISTKKGTPKEELEKIVDKFEKQGLDVTLITGKDYNVFGLVGDTTKIDERDVLANPWIDNVTRVSAPYKRANRLFHPADSVIDCGGVKIGSKEKIAVMAGPCSIENAEQALRIAQGVKAGGAALFRGGAYKPRTSPYAFQGLETEGILDMVKAREATGLPIVSELMSEDRIPEFEEYVDVVQIGARNMQNFQLLKAVGKMHKPVLLKRGLCNTIEEWIMSAEYIMAGGNEQVIFCERGIRTFEKYTRNTLDLSAVPIIHEKTHLPIVVDPSHATGKANLVEPMMIAAVAAGADGLEVEVHYDPQHAWSDGAQCLTPDAFAQAMAKCRQVAWAIGREM; this is translated from the coding sequence ATGATCATCTCCACCAAAAAAGGTACTCCCAAAGAGGAGCTGGAAAAGATCGTTGATAAATTCGAAAAACAGGGTCTGGACGTGACCCTGATCACCGGCAAGGACTACAACGTGTTCGGTCTGGTGGGCGATACCACCAAGATCGACGAGCGGGACGTGCTGGCAAACCCGTGGATCGATAACGTTACCCGCGTGTCTGCGCCCTATAAGCGCGCCAACCGCCTGTTCCACCCCGCAGACTCGGTCATCGACTGCGGCGGCGTAAAGATCGGCAGCAAGGAAAAGATCGCCGTTATGGCGGGCCCCTGCAGCATCGAGAACGCCGAGCAGGCTCTGCGCATCGCGCAGGGGGTCAAGGCGGGCGGCGCGGCACTGTTCCGCGGCGGTGCCTACAAGCCCCGCACCTCTCCCTACGCCTTTCAGGGTCTTGAGACCGAGGGCATCTTAGATATGGTAAAGGCCCGCGAAGCCACCGGCCTGCCCATCGTTTCCGAGCTGATGAGCGAGGACCGCATCCCGGAGTTTGAGGAGTATGTGGACGTGGTGCAGATCGGCGCACGCAATATGCAGAACTTCCAGCTGCTCAAGGCCGTGGGCAAAATGCACAAGCCTGTGCTGCTCAAGCGCGGCCTGTGCAACACCATCGAGGAGTGGATCATGAGCGCCGAGTACATTATGGCCGGCGGCAACGAGCAGGTCATCTTCTGTGAGCGCGGCATCCGCACCTTTGAAAAATACACCCGCAACACGCTGGATCTTTCCGCCGTGCCCATCATCCACGAAAAGACCCATCTACCCATCGTGGTAGACCCCAGCCACGCCACCGGCAAGGCCAATCTGGTGGAGCCGATGATGATCGCCGCCGTGGCCGCCGGTGCGGACGGTCTGGAGGTAGAGGTACACTACGACCCCCAGCACGCATGGAGCGATGGCGCACAGTGCCTGACCCCGGACGCCTTTGCACAGGCTATGGCAAAGTGCCGTCAGGTGGCTTGGGCTATCGGCCGGGAGATGTAA
- the aroB gene encoding 3-dehydroquinate synthase, with amino-acid sequence MSDFIGTKLTMNLGERSYDIIVKRGSLENLYQFARLDRRVAVVTDSGVPAQYAQMVADQCKDATIITVPQGEASKSFKILETVLRQMLDFGMGRGDLVVAVGGGVVGDLAGFAASIYMRGIDFINCPTTTLSMIDSSIGGKTAVDLGDTKNIVGAFWQPKLVIVDPDTLSTLPRRHFINGLAEAVKAGLLADPELFSIFEKEDVDDRIGDIICRSLRFKKSIVEQDETEQGMRKALNFGHTIGHGIEAVKGIKGRRTTGLFHGECVALGMLPMIESKALQKRVRAVYRRLGLPTRTAYDKEKVLAEMLHDKKAQGGQITIIKVPGLGCWRAETIPVEGLRPLLGMED; translated from the coding sequence ATGAGTGATTTTATCGGAACCAAGCTGACCATGAATCTGGGTGAGCGCAGCTACGACATCATCGTTAAGCGCGGCTCGCTGGAAAACCTGTATCAGTTCGCCCGGCTGGACCGCCGGGTGGCGGTGGTCACCGACAGCGGTGTGCCCGCACAGTACGCACAGATGGTAGCCGACCAGTGCAAGGACGCCACCATCATCACCGTGCCGCAGGGCGAGGCCAGCAAGAGCTTTAAAATTCTGGAGACCGTGCTGCGGCAGATGCTGGACTTCGGCATGGGGCGGGGCGACCTTGTGGTGGCCGTGGGCGGCGGCGTGGTGGGTGACCTTGCCGGTTTTGCCGCTTCCATCTATATGCGCGGCATCGACTTTATCAACTGCCCCACCACCACCCTTTCCATGATCGATTCCTCCATTGGCGGCAAGACCGCCGTGGATCTGGGCGACACCAAAAACATCGTGGGTGCCTTCTGGCAGCCCAAGCTGGTCATCGTGGACCCGGACACCCTGTCCACCCTGCCCCGCCGCCACTTCATCAACGGTCTGGCCGAGGCGGTCAAGGCCGGGCTTCTGGCCGACCCGGAGCTGTTCTCCATCTTTGAAAAAGAGGACGTGGACGACCGCATCGGTGATATCATCTGCCGCAGCCTGCGCTTTAAAAAGAGCATCGTGGAGCAGGACGAGACCGAGCAGGGTATGCGCAAGGCGCTGAACTTCGGCCACACCATCGGCCACGGCATCGAGGCCGTGAAGGGCATCAAGGGACGCCGCACCACCGGCCTGTTCCACGGCGAGTGCGTGGCGCTGGGCATGCTGCCCATGATCGAATCCAAGGCTTTACAAAAGCGGGTGCGCGCCGTGTACCGCCGCTTAGGCCTGCCCACCCGCACCGCCTACGATAAGGAAAAGGTGCTGGCTGAGATGCTGCACGACAAAAAAGCGCAGGGCGGGCAGATCACCATCATCAAAGTGCCCGGCCTTGGCTGCTGGCGCGCCGAGACCATCCCTGTGGAGGGGCTGCGCCCGCTGCTGGGCATGGAGGACTGA
- a CDS encoding bifunctional chorismate mutase/prephenate dehydratase — translation MDALEQARAEIDTVDAQLAALFERRMAAVLQVAEYKRAHGLPIYDAAREAAVLEKAAARIQQPALRPYYKDHVQHMMDIAKQYEAAVLGRNRAAYQGVEGAFAHIALKALFPHAEAVSYATWDEVFEAVASGEAAHGVVPFENSHAGDVSAVLDLCYNHPELWVVDVYDLPISQNLLVLPGTQLSQLRTVYSHQQAIAQSETFLKQFRLPATAMTNTAMAAKFVAESKDPTKAAIASAETAALYGLEILVSNINTDGDNTTRFIVLSRDKPTAGNRFSLLFTVDNKPGKLAEVIQVIGASGFNMESIKSRPMPHVPFEYYFYVELVGDAAAGETAALLRELDRTCRTVRLLGVYTK, via the coding sequence ATGGACGCACTGGAACAAGCCCGTGCCGAGATCGACACGGTGGATGCGCAGCTGGCTGCGCTGTTCGAGCGCCGGATGGCTGCTGTTTTGCAGGTGGCCGAATATAAGCGGGCGCACGGCCTGCCCATCTACGATGCCGCCCGGGAGGCCGCCGTGCTGGAAAAGGCCGCAGCCCGCATCCAGCAGCCTGCGCTGCGCCCTTACTATAAAGACCATGTCCAGCACATGATGGACATCGCCAAGCAATACGAGGCCGCTGTGCTGGGGCGCAACCGCGCCGCCTATCAGGGGGTGGAAGGGGCGTTTGCCCACATCGCCCTCAAGGCGCTGTTTCCCCACGCCGAGGCTGTGAGTTACGCCACATGGGACGAGGTGTTCGAGGCCGTGGCCTCGGGCGAAGCCGCCCACGGCGTAGTGCCCTTTGAAAACAGCCACGCCGGGGATGTTTCCGCCGTGCTGGACCTGTGCTATAACCACCCGGAGCTGTGGGTGGTGGATGTGTACGACCTGCCCATCTCCCAGAACCTTCTGGTGCTGCCGGGCACCCAGCTTTCCCAGCTGCGCACCGTGTACAGCCATCAGCAGGCCATTGCCCAGAGCGAGACCTTTTTAAAGCAGTTCCGTCTGCCCGCCACCGCCATGACAAACACCGCCATGGCTGCAAAGTTCGTGGCAGAAAGCAAAGACCCGACAAAGGCCGCCATTGCCAGCGCCGAGACTGCCGCCCTGTACGGGCTGGAAATTCTGGTGTCCAACATCAACACCGACGGCGACAACACCACCCGGTTCATCGTGCTCAGCCGCGATAAGCCCACGGCGGGCAACCGGTTCTCCCTGCTGTTCACGGTGGACAACAAACCCGGCAAGCTGGCGGAGGTCATTCAGGTCATCGGTGCAAGCGGTTTCAATATGGAGTCCATCAAGAGCCGCCCCATGCCGCACGTCCCCTTTGAATATTATTTTTATGTAGAGCTGGTGGGCGATGCCGCCGCCGGCGAGACCGCCGCGCTGCTGCGCGAGCTTGACCGCACCTGCCGGACGGTGCGGCTGTTAGGAGTGTATACAAAATGA
- the aroC gene encoding chorismate synthase, giving the protein MKNTFGSDLSLTIFGESHGRAVGAVLDGMAAGVPVDEGFLAACMDKRRARGDGLSTPRVEADAVQLLSGVVNGHTTGTAIALMIENQNTRSGDYAKTADLLRPGHADFTAYAKYHGFQDARGGGHFSGRVTAALVAGGSIVLAALQRAGIDITTHIARCADIADTPFALDDPAALAAQVGTLASKAEGFAVLDAAVEEPMKAAIRAAGAEGDSVGGVLETAILGLPAGIGEPYFDSVESEIAHLAFSIPAVKGIEFGTGFGFAGLRGSEANDAFRMTAEGAVVTATNHNAGINGGIANGMPVVFRTAVKPTPSIYKQQNTVDYIAKKDAQLSIQGRHDPCIVPRAAIVQSCAAALAVGDLLTARYGTRWMTDPTGYRKED; this is encoded by the coding sequence ATGAAAAATACCTTTGGCAGCGACCTTTCGCTGACCATCTTCGGCGAGAGCCATGGCCGCGCCGTGGGTGCGGTGCTGGACGGCATGGCCGCCGGTGTGCCGGTAGATGAGGGCTTTCTCGCCGCCTGCATGGACAAGCGCCGCGCCCGGGGCGACGGCCTTTCCACCCCCCGTGTGGAGGCGGATGCGGTGCAGCTGCTGTCCGGTGTGGTGAACGGCCACACCACCGGCACCGCCATCGCCCTGATGATCGAAAACCAGAACACCCGCAGCGGCGACTACGCCAAGACCGCCGACCTTCTGCGCCCCGGCCATGCGGACTTTACCGCCTATGCCAAGTACCACGGCTTTCAGGACGCCCGGGGCGGCGGGCACTTTTCCGGCCGGGTGACCGCAGCCCTTGTGGCAGGCGGCAGCATCGTGCTGGCCGCACTGCAGCGGGCGGGCATTGATATCACCACCCACATCGCCCGGTGCGCGGATATTGCCGATACCCCCTTTGCGCTGGACGACCCCGCCGCCCTTGCGGCACAGGTGGGGACGCTTGCCAGCAAAGCCGAGGGCTTTGCGGTGCTGGACGCCGCCGTGGAGGAGCCCATGAAAGCCGCCATCCGCGCCGCCGGTGCCGAGGGCGACAGCGTGGGCGGCGTGCTGGAAACTGCCATCCTCGGTCTGCCCGCCGGGATCGGCGAACCCTATTTTGACAGCGTGGAGAGCGAGATCGCCCACCTTGCCTTTTCCATCCCGGCGGTCAAGGGCATCGAGTTCGGCACCGGCTTCGGCTTTGCCGGGCTGCGCGGCTCCGAGGCAAACGACGCCTTCCGCATGACGGCAGAGGGTGCGGTGGTCACCGCCACCAACCACAACGCGGGCATCAACGGCGGCATCGCCAACGGGATGCCGGTGGTGTTCCGCACCGCTGTCAAGCCCACCCCCAGCATCTACAAACAGCAGAATACGGTGGACTACATCGCAAAAAAGGACGCACAGCTGTCCATTCAGGGGCGGCACGACCCGTGCATCGTGCCCCGGGCCGCCATTGTACAGAGCTGCGCCGCCGCCCTTGCGGTGGGCGATCTGCTCACCGCCCGGTACGGTACACGGTGGATGACCGACCCCACCGGCTACCGGAAGGAGGACTGA